In the Mycobacterium adipatum genome, one interval contains:
- a CDS encoding MBL fold metallo-hydrolase: MDVTIIDTSGLGDRSYLVSQDGVAAVIDPQRDIDRVLALAADHGVTITHVLETHIHNDYVTGGLELARLLDAQYVVAAGDEVSYDRRPVTDGDVVDVGPFRFQVLHTPGHTHHHVSYVLQDGSGTAVGVFSGGSMLHGTTGRTDLIGDEHTEELTRAQFHSVRRLAAELPDDVQVYPTHGFGSFCSASPASGDSSTIAEQRNTNPALSNDEQTYVDELIAGLSAYPAYYAHMGVINAEGPAPVDLSLPDPVDAAELRRRIDAGEWVVDLRNRTAFAAGHLAGTKGFELSTQFVTYLGWLYAWGAPLTLIGENTDQILNARRELSRIGVDNVTGSATGDVRTLAENTPLSSYRIADFADLAEVYGVEDLTVLDVRQAGEFDDSHIAKAINIPLHELIGRLDEVPRGQVWVHCGSGYRASIAASLIESPDRTVILVDDQFDNAADDLTT; the protein is encoded by the coding sequence ATGGACGTAACCATCATTGACACCTCGGGACTCGGAGATCGCAGCTACCTGGTCAGCCAGGACGGCGTCGCTGCGGTCATCGACCCGCAACGCGACATCGACCGCGTGTTAGCCCTGGCTGCCGATCACGGCGTGACCATCACCCACGTGCTGGAGACCCACATCCACAACGACTACGTCACCGGTGGACTGGAACTGGCACGGCTGCTCGACGCCCAGTACGTAGTGGCCGCCGGTGATGAAGTGTCGTATGACCGACGCCCCGTCACCGACGGGGACGTCGTCGACGTCGGCCCGTTCCGCTTCCAGGTGTTGCACACCCCCGGACACACCCACCATCACGTGAGCTACGTCCTGCAGGACGGCTCCGGAACCGCCGTAGGGGTGTTCTCCGGCGGATCGATGCTGCACGGCACCACCGGACGCACCGACCTGATCGGCGACGAGCACACCGAGGAACTGACCCGCGCGCAGTTCCACTCCGTGCGACGCCTCGCCGCCGAACTCCCCGACGACGTGCAGGTCTACCCGACGCACGGATTCGGCAGCTTCTGCTCGGCCAGCCCCGCCAGCGGAGACTCGTCCACGATCGCCGAGCAGCGCAACACCAACCCCGCACTGAGCAACGACGAACAGACCTACGTCGACGAGCTGATTGCCGGCCTGTCGGCCTACCCCGCGTACTACGCGCACATGGGCGTCATCAACGCCGAGGGCCCCGCCCCGGTCGACCTGTCGCTGCCCGACCCCGTGGACGCCGCCGAGCTGCGCCGCCGCATCGACGCCGGCGAATGGGTCGTCGATCTGCGCAACCGCACCGCCTTCGCCGCCGGGCACCTCGCCGGCACGAAGGGCTTCGAACTGTCCACCCAGTTCGTCACCTACCTGGGCTGGCTCTACGCCTGGGGCGCCCCGCTGACCCTCATCGGCGAAAACACCGACCAGATCCTTAACGCCCGCCGCGAACTGTCCCGCATCGGCGTCGACAACGTCACAGGATCCGCCACCGGTGACGTCCGAACGCTCGCCGAGAACACTCCACTGTCCTCCTACCGCATAGCCGACTTCGCCGACCTCGCCGAGGTGTACGGCGTCGAGGACCTCACCGTCCTCGACGTCCGCCAGGCCGGCGAGTTCGACGACAGCCACATCGCCAAGGCGATCAACATCCCGCTGCACGAACTGATCGGCCGTCTCGACGAGGTGCCCCGCGGACAGGTCTGGGTGCACTGCGGATCCGGCTA
- a CDS encoding sulfite exporter TauE/SafE family protein produces the protein MTITLALLFGAIIGVLLGLLGGGGSILAVPALVYAVGLDMDQAIPVSLIVIGVASAVGALPKIRAGHVQWRLAAIFAAAGIPATFAGAAIGSHLPQSALLLGFAAVMVLAGIRMLRDDGPTGTACDTDGGIDWRRCAPRSIPAGLAVGLLTGLFGVGGGFLIIPALVLMLGVDMPIAVGTSLLIITANSAAGVVSHLHGLHINWAIAAAFAGTATAASLIAGHLGTRLNTDRLQRWFALLVFAVAAFVVIDTLLLR, from the coding sequence ACCCTGGCCCTGCTGTTCGGAGCTATCATCGGCGTCCTCCTCGGTCTGCTGGGCGGCGGCGGATCGATCCTGGCCGTACCGGCGCTGGTCTACGCCGTCGGACTGGACATGGATCAGGCGATCCCGGTGTCGCTCATCGTGATCGGCGTCGCGTCCGCGGTCGGAGCGCTCCCCAAGATCCGAGCCGGCCACGTCCAGTGGCGCCTCGCCGCGATCTTCGCTGCAGCGGGCATCCCGGCCACCTTCGCCGGTGCCGCGATCGGATCGCACCTCCCGCAGTCGGCCCTTCTGCTCGGATTCGCCGCGGTGATGGTGCTCGCCGGGATCCGCATGCTGCGCGACGACGGCCCCACCGGGACGGCATGCGACACCGACGGCGGGATCGACTGGCGACGCTGCGCCCCCCGCTCCATCCCAGCAGGGCTGGCGGTGGGCCTGCTGACCGGCCTGTTCGGCGTCGGAGGCGGATTCCTCATCATCCCGGCGCTGGTGCTGATGCTCGGTGTCGACATGCCGATCGCCGTGGGCACCTCACTGCTGATCATCACCGCGAACTCGGCTGCCGGAGTGGTCTCGCACCTGCACGGCCTGCACATCAACTGGGCGATCGCCGCGGCGTTCGCTGGAACCGCCACCGCGGCCTCGCTCATCGCCGGCCACCTGGGCACCCGACTGAACACCGACCGGCTGCAGCGCTGGTTCGCCCTGCTGGTCTTCGCCGTCGCCGCCTTCGTCGTCATCGACACCCTCTTGCTGCGATGA